A window from Manis javanica isolate MJ-LG chromosome 10, MJ_LKY, whole genome shotgun sequence encodes these proteins:
- the NR1H4 gene encoding bile acid receptor isoform X5 has protein sequence MVMQFQELENLIQISPCHSRTPSGFVMEMMSVKPAKGFFRRSITKNAVYKCKNGGNCVMDMYMRRKCQECRLRKCKEMGMLAECMYTGLLTEIQCKSKRLRKNVKQHAEQTMNEDSEGRDLRQVTSTTKCGREKTELTPDQQNLLHYIMDSYSRQRMPQEITNKILKEEFNAEENFLILTEMATSHVQILVEFTKKLPGFQTLDHEDQIALLKGSAVEAMFLRSAEIFNKKLPAGHADLLEERIRKSGISDEYITPMFSFYKSVAELKMTQEEYALLTAIVILSPDRQYIKDREAVEKLQEPLLDVLQKLCKIHQPENPQHFACLLGRLTELRTFNHHHAEMLMSWRVNDHKFTPLLCEIWDVQ, from the exons GTTTCTTCAGGAGAAGCATTACCAAAAATGCTGTGTACAAGTGTAAAAATGGGGGCAACTGTGTGATGGACATGTACATGCGAAGAAAGTGCCAAGAGTGTCgactaagaaaatgcaaagagaTGGGAATGTTGGCTGAATGTATGTATACAG gctTGTTAACTGAAATTCAATGTAAATCTAAACGACTGAGAAAAAACGTGAAGCAGCATGCGGAGCAGACCATGAATGAGGACAGCGAAGGACGTGACTTGCGTCAAGTGACCTCGACAACCAAGTGTGGCAGG GAGAAAACTGAACTCACCCCAGATCAACAGAATCTTCTACATTATATTATGGATTCATATAGCAGACAGAGGATGCCTCaggaaataacaaataaaatt ttAAAAGAAGAATTCAATGCAGaagaaaattttctcattttaacagAAATGGCTACCAGTCATGTACAGATTCTTGTAGAATTCACAAAAAAGCTTCCAG GATTTCAGACTTTGGACCACGAAGATCAGATTGCTTTGCTGAAAGGGTCTGCAGTTGAAGCTATGTTCCTCCGTTCAGCTGAGATCTTCAATAAGAAACTTCCAGCTGGACATGCTGATCTATTGGAAGAAAGAATTCGAAAGAGTG GTATCTCTGATGAGTATATAACACCCATGTTCAGTTTTTATAAAAGTGTTGCAGAATTGAAAATGACTCAAGAAGAATATGCTCTGCTTACAGCAATTGTTATCCTTTCTCCAG ACAGACAATACATAAAGGACAGAGAGGCAGTAGAGAAGCTTCAGGAACCCCTGCTTGACGTGCTACAAAAGTTGTGCAAGATTCATCagcctgaaaatcctcaacattTTGCCTGTCTCCTGGGTCGCCTGACTGAGCTGCGGACGTTCAATCATCACCATGCTGAGATGCTGATGTCATGGAGAGTGAATGACCACAAATTCACCCCGCTGCTCTGTGAAATCTGGGACGTGCAGTGA